One part of the Cupriavidus oxalaticus genome encodes these proteins:
- a CDS encoding type IV secretion system protein — translation MRFIRRSTDKAKPLTVAPGMYGEERPEQVIFDRTTRITVDRNHWKLATVGAACVALAAILTREPPPSVVKVVGVSADATGKAITRELDAFHPDERQVQAALKDLVQRWFTIEPILTPQIESSRMAANLRSVREQMLGSAKEQFKAWVDEDEPFRQVMSAPTLTREPKFTNIASLPDSTVVVEFVTTTTEDGYKPRKQRYAITFRYQVKPADKEAMLGTNPFGVFPIFFSIQKSAA, via the coding sequence ATGCGATTCATACGCAGATCCACCGACAAAGCCAAGCCCCTGACCGTTGCGCCAGGTATGTATGGCGAAGAGCGTCCAGAGCAAGTCATTTTCGATCGGACCACGCGCATCACCGTGGACCGCAATCACTGGAAGCTCGCAACGGTCGGCGCCGCGTGCGTCGCCCTCGCGGCGATTCTGACCCGCGAGCCGCCGCCGTCGGTGGTGAAGGTCGTTGGCGTTTCGGCGGATGCGACCGGCAAGGCGATCACGCGTGAACTGGACGCATTCCATCCGGATGAACGACAGGTGCAGGCCGCGCTCAAGGACCTCGTGCAGCGGTGGTTCACGATCGAGCCCATTCTGACGCCTCAGATCGAGTCGTCGCGCATGGCGGCGAATCTGCGTTCGGTGCGAGAGCAGATGCTGGGATCGGCCAAGGAGCAGTTCAAGGCATGGGTCGATGAAGACGAGCCGTTCCGGCAGGTGATGTCCGCGCCGACGCTCACCCGGGAACCGAAGTTCACCAATATTGCCAGCCTGCCCGATAGCACCGTGGTTGTGGAATTCGTGACCACGACCACCGAGGATGGGTACAAGCCGCGCAAGCAGCGGTACGCGATCACGTTCCGCTATCAGGTCAAGCCAGCGGACAAGGAAGCCATGCTCGGGACGAACCCCTTTGGTGTCTTCCCCATCTTCTTCTCCATCCAGAAATCTGCGGCCTGA
- a CDS encoding TrbC/VirB2 family protein, translating into MSFNAFSKPQESFRMTSQFSQRARATARKYAPSALLLIGMMAVATSAVAADDSFLGNLGNFICGIATFINTKYLFVIGLIVIVLGAYAYANAESSLSKFISGACVGVGLAAAAPSILKTLNIVAACTGF; encoded by the coding sequence ATGAGTTTCAACGCGTTTTCTAAACCTCAGGAGTCCTTCCGCATGACCTCCCAGTTCTCCCAGCGCGCCCGCGCCACGGCTCGCAAGTATGCCCCATCCGCCTTGCTACTAATCGGCATGATGGCCGTTGCCACCTCCGCCGTCGCAGCGGACGATTCCTTCCTCGGCAATCTTGGCAACTTCATCTGCGGCATCGCCACCTTCATCAACACGAAGTATCTGTTCGTCATCGGCCTGATCGTCATTGTCCTGGGCGCCTATGCCTATGCCAATGCAGAGTCGAGCCTGTCCAAGTTCATCTCGGGGGCGTGCGTTGGCGTCGGCCTGGCCGCGGCGGCGCCGTCGATCCTGAAAACCCTGAACATCGTGGCCGCCTGCACCGGGTTCTGA
- a CDS encoding TrbG/VirB9 family P-type conjugative transfer protein, which yields MEARTPSRLLPLAIALGLALLVSIPDGNAAEKNGRRLGAGVAGLGIGDLSDAMNPGNPFNSGVDPIALPGDSRLVVFTYSRDQIFRVLSAPLKVTTIEFPDDEQIVGDPAWGENVRWDYDTDGANHLYVKPQAAGLVNTLSVNTNKRSYEFTLVSSPLGGIFYQKVRFRIPTSISAKLKARNDARGEQGEDARSAGADARNPDAVAVSPDQLNFEYSISGTASFKPETAFDDGKALWLRLPAAALQSWPVALVKDGSDFVVVNQLRRGGYLVVQRLADTIVLRSGDDEIKIERGRRRVLGIF from the coding sequence ATGGAAGCGCGCACCCCCTCCCGACTTCTCCCGCTGGCCATCGCCCTCGGCCTGGCACTGTTGGTCTCCATCCCCGATGGCAACGCGGCGGAAAAGAATGGGCGCCGCCTCGGCGCAGGCGTCGCCGGTCTTGGTATCGGTGACCTGAGCGACGCCATGAACCCGGGCAACCCGTTCAATAGCGGTGTCGACCCTATCGCGTTGCCGGGTGATTCACGCCTGGTCGTATTCACTTACAGCCGCGACCAGATCTTCCGCGTGCTGAGCGCGCCACTGAAAGTCACAACGATCGAGTTCCCGGACGATGAGCAGATCGTTGGCGACCCGGCCTGGGGCGAGAACGTGCGCTGGGACTACGACACGGATGGCGCCAACCATCTCTACGTGAAGCCGCAGGCGGCGGGTCTCGTCAATACCCTGTCGGTGAACACGAATAAGCGCAGCTACGAGTTCACGCTGGTGTCCTCGCCGCTGGGCGGCATCTTTTACCAGAAAGTGCGCTTCCGCATTCCGACCTCCATCTCGGCCAAGCTAAAGGCGCGCAACGATGCGCGCGGCGAGCAAGGGGAGGATGCCAGGTCAGCCGGGGCCGATGCGCGCAACCCTGACGCCGTCGCAGTGTCGCCGGACCAGTTGAACTTCGAGTATTCCATTTCCGGCACCGCCAGCTTCAAGCCCGAGACCGCGTTCGATGATGGCAAGGCGCTCTGGCTACGACTGCCTGCCGCTGCGTTGCAGAGCTGGCCGGTCGCGCTGGTGAAGGACGGCAGCGACTTTGTTGTGGTCAATCAGCTTCGTCGCGGCGGCTATCTGGTGGTGCAGCGGCTCGCCGATACCATCGTCCTGCGCTCCGGTGACGATGAGATCAAGATCGAGCGTGGGCGCCGTCGCGTCCTGGGGATTTTCTGA
- a CDS encoding transglycosylase SLT domain-containing protein, with translation MTKRLAAFVVCAIASLAAQAATIDAVISPNAIVVKVDGQARVHTLEGKPVLYCGLEAFLGWSARLLGAQIDPGAETGPVVTLAGKTVPIAALLVREGWLRPPALSDVAQEALAERRGGWACAPKTEPFAQMGSRVDPKITAGIAMNESSYRGRPWPWTLNVAGRGMFFSTREEAYAAINRLLANQRCDFDVGLMQVNWCYHGKRFASPWEALAPATNIRVAEDILTENLQRSGSAMTAVAWYHSANPERGGPYFSRFMKHVAQFQ, from the coding sequence GTGACTAAGCGGCTCGCAGCATTCGTTGTCTGCGCGATCGCATCGCTTGCCGCGCAAGCTGCAACGATCGACGCGGTCATTAGCCCGAACGCCATCGTGGTGAAGGTGGACGGCCAGGCGCGTGTGCACACCCTCGAAGGCAAGCCGGTCCTGTATTGCGGACTGGAAGCCTTCCTCGGGTGGTCGGCGCGTCTGCTCGGTGCGCAGATCGATCCCGGTGCGGAGACTGGCCCAGTCGTTACGCTTGCCGGAAAAACCGTACCGATCGCCGCATTGCTCGTGCGCGAGGGTTGGCTGCGCCCGCCCGCACTGAGCGATGTCGCACAGGAAGCGCTGGCCGAGCGGCGCGGCGGCTGGGCGTGCGCCCCCAAGACGGAACCGTTCGCCCAGATGGGAAGCCGGGTGGACCCCAAGATCACGGCGGGCATTGCCATGAACGAGTCGTCCTACCGCGGCCGCCCCTGGCCGTGGACGCTCAATGTGGCGGGACGCGGCATGTTCTTCTCGACGCGCGAGGAGGCGTACGCGGCCATCAACCGGTTGCTCGCCAACCAACGCTGCGATTTCGATGTCGGGCTGATGCAGGTGAACTGGTGCTACCACGGCAAGCGGTTCGCTTCGCCGTGGGAGGCCCTCGCGCCGGCGACAAACATCCGCGTGGCAGAAGACATTCTGACCGAGAACCTGCAACGCAGTGGCTCCGCCATGACGGCGGTAGCGTGGTACCACAGCGCGAACCCAGAGCGCGGTGGGCCGTACTTCTCCCGATTCATGAAACACGTCGCCCAATTCCAATGA
- a CDS encoding lytic transglycosylase domain-containing protein, with translation MFHGVSPPLLRSIAMQESGMRSWVTNRNTNGSEDIGLMQINSLHLPRLGRYGITRAHLFDGCINAYVGAWILRENIQRFGPTWKAVGAYNASSPDKQLRYANQIHARWQALQRAALR, from the coding sequence ATGTTTCACGGCGTCAGCCCGCCTCTGCTACGGAGCATCGCCATGCAGGAGTCCGGCATGCGTTCTTGGGTCACGAACCGCAATACCAATGGCTCCGAAGATATCGGCCTCATGCAGATCAACTCCCTCCACCTGCCGAGGCTGGGCCGGTACGGCATCACACGCGCCCACCTGTTTGATGGATGCATCAATGCCTACGTCGGCGCGTGGATTCTGCGCGAGAACATCCAGCGTTTTGGGCCGACGTGGAAAGCAGTCGGGGCTTACAACGCCTCCTCACCCGACAAGCAGTTGCGCTACGCCAATCAGATTCATGCGCGGTGGCAGGCGCTGCAGCGCGCCGCCTTGCGGTAG
- a CDS encoding toxin co-regulated pilus biosynthesis Q family protein, translating to MCQLNRTTRIAVAAASLLSGLIMPAAHASQLSNDGWQHLQPLRAPKAAVNPTMLAANSPSMAAAPTKASTPAVPSVAPAAGVVFRLVKGEALQQQLQNWANRAGWTVAWNVPDGWIVPGDKDYGSDFESAVKRVVEELANNGADVVGDSWRGNRTVIISQNGMVQ from the coding sequence ATGTGCCAACTCAACCGAACCACCCGCATTGCCGTCGCCGCAGCGTCGTTGCTGAGCGGCCTGATCATGCCAGCGGCGCACGCGTCGCAGCTGTCGAACGACGGCTGGCAGCACCTGCAGCCGCTCCGTGCCCCCAAGGCTGCCGTCAACCCGACCATGCTGGCCGCGAATTCTCCCTCCATGGCCGCGGCACCGACCAAGGCGAGCACGCCGGCAGTGCCGAGCGTCGCGCCGGCGGCTGGTGTTGTGTTCCGGCTTGTGAAAGGGGAGGCGCTGCAACAGCAGCTTCAGAACTGGGCGAATCGGGCCGGTTGGACCGTCGCATGGAATGTCCCGGACGGCTGGATTGTGCCCGGCGACAAGGACTACGGCAGTGACTTCGAGAGCGCCGTCAAGCGCGTGGTCGAAGAACTCGCCAACAACGGTGCGGACGTGGTGGGCGATAGCTGGCGCGGCAATCGCACGGTGATTATCAGCCAAAACGGGATGGTGCAGTGA
- a CDS encoding TrbI/VirB10 family protein: MRASKMDPNAASVSDAQVRTVKGKLPRNVMFALGGISALIVGVLGYYFQTVTDEQLEAKADQARADQIKQRAGNADNGQSLEAAIRAQADKAREEADKQRKEAIVPDTKKPVLTAADLNGGGKATPAVDAKKNEEDDLYTAPVFKSGVRKSQLNQGRVPAGMADVSDPAQMRAIQQAVAARQGAANAAALAQDNATPQQVSGDRQFLRDAGSMSTLRTGFDGKLPKCTVSRGFVIPAVFAGGLNSDKPGEFRATVSQDIYDTVQGTCKVIPAGSTLVGMYSADIAIGQERILTAFVRMQLPNGKTVPLLGMQGADPDGTAGNSGDVNNHFLRIFSGALVIGALSLRFNDNPTTTTVGPAGLVAYGNAAGQIATQTAQTILNRNQNIRPTITTEPGQKMMVQVKHDIVLEAYRD, translated from the coding sequence ATGCGCGCCTCGAAGATGGATCCAAACGCAGCTTCCGTGAGCGATGCGCAAGTCCGTACGGTGAAAGGGAAGCTTCCCCGCAACGTGATGTTCGCACTCGGCGGCATTTCGGCGTTGATCGTGGGCGTTCTGGGCTACTACTTCCAGACCGTCACGGACGAACAGCTTGAAGCGAAGGCCGATCAGGCACGGGCGGATCAGATCAAGCAGCGCGCGGGCAATGCTGACAATGGGCAAAGCCTTGAGGCGGCGATTCGCGCACAGGCGGACAAGGCCCGCGAGGAAGCCGACAAGCAGCGCAAGGAAGCCATTGTGCCGGACACCAAAAAGCCGGTACTGACCGCTGCCGATCTGAACGGCGGTGGCAAGGCTACGCCAGCGGTGGATGCCAAGAAGAACGAGGAGGATGACCTCTACACGGCACCGGTGTTCAAGTCTGGCGTGCGCAAGTCTCAACTGAATCAAGGGCGAGTGCCTGCCGGGATGGCGGATGTCTCGGACCCTGCGCAAATGCGCGCGATCCAGCAAGCGGTGGCGGCTCGCCAAGGCGCTGCGAATGCAGCCGCGCTCGCACAGGACAACGCGACGCCACAGCAAGTCTCGGGTGACCGGCAGTTCCTGCGTGACGCCGGGAGCATGAGCACGTTGCGAACCGGCTTCGATGGCAAGTTGCCGAAATGCACGGTCAGTCGAGGCTTTGTCATCCCGGCAGTGTTTGCCGGCGGCCTCAACTCGGACAAGCCGGGCGAGTTCCGCGCCACCGTGTCCCAGGACATCTACGACACCGTGCAGGGTACTTGCAAAGTGATCCCTGCCGGCAGCACGCTGGTCGGCATGTATAGCGCCGACATCGCCATCGGGCAGGAGCGCATTCTCACGGCGTTCGTGCGGATGCAACTGCCCAACGGCAAAACCGTGCCGCTCTTGGGGATGCAGGGTGCCGATCCGGATGGGACCGCTGGGAATAGCGGCGACGTCAACAACCACTTCTTGAGGATCTTCAGCGGTGCGCTGGTGATCGGTGCGCTCTCGCTTCGTTTCAACGATAACCCGACGACGACGACCGTCGGGCCGGCCGGTCTGGTCGCGTATGGAAACGCTGCGGGGCAAATTGCCACGCAGACGGCGCAGACGATCCTGAACCGCAACCAGAATATCCGTCCGACCATCACGACCGAGCCGGGGCAGAAGATGATGGTCCAGGTCAAGCATGACATCGTGCTGGAGGCCTATCGTGACTAA
- a CDS encoding conjugal transfer protein, with product MRKHHVSIGLSMPRLIAGAVRALAIANGTIVALLIYVTYRSGWEIPLSILVIGLCTHALLAWLTSRDPWWNQILNVYNMYGDLYESVPWHGKSDAVFRRPYGFDSNLPC from the coding sequence ATGAGAAAGCACCATGTGAGCATCGGTCTGTCGATGCCGCGCCTGATCGCAGGCGCGGTGCGGGCTCTCGCCATCGCGAACGGCACCATCGTCGCGCTGCTGATCTATGTCACCTACCGCAGCGGCTGGGAGATCCCGTTGTCGATCCTCGTCATCGGTCTTTGCACCCATGCGTTGCTGGCGTGGCTGACGAGTCGAGATCCGTGGTGGAACCAGATCCTCAACGTCTACAACATGTACGGCGACCTGTACGAGTCGGTGCCTTGGCACGGCAAGTCCGACGCAGTGTTCCGCCGCCCGTACGGCTTTGACAGTAACTTGCCATGCTGA
- a CDS encoding type II secretion system protein GspD — MMQLKRNTARYTAATVAAATLLSGCGVMETRNLQNAIGSEAHAAYADAPRSRPVFRVHEGAWLMGEKIRASKPQPDIYNKHVVFRGTLGSLTEAASWIAQSVGVRAAVDASAVASAASAVSAVSGTAPTQPGAAARPTGPIPMGGTPRVDLGTSLAGTSASGAGMAMTVPLTLRYEGNFKGFLDAVEAHFGVWSRYNDGTVSFFRTETRTFMLPSLADSSSMNGSITTSDSSSGGTAGSNGGGSGGSGAGRSGQSMTMSTEMKPWETLQATAKAVAGASAEVVVDKNLGTLTVTGDPVQCDRIEQFVKSLVAMYGKQVAIDVQVYEVRVTREDNFGLNLSLAYQSSSGKPDVSFSSVSTPTISGSATPMNLGATIMSGPFAGSKAVVQALSTLGNVSQVVSRSGVTQNGKVLALQTATLQDYVSQSQTTLAANVGSTSSIQTGTVTYGFTSNFLPKVVDGRILMNFDMTLSDLLPLQRFNSGGDANKTSVQLRTMPTNRFTQSITLKPGESLVLTGLRNQKASSTNNGVGEPWMAALGGGVGALRGDTVIAIMISARLL; from the coding sequence ATGATGCAATTGAAGAGGAATACGGCGCGCTACACGGCGGCGACCGTCGCGGCTGCAACGCTGCTGTCCGGCTGCGGTGTGATGGAGACGCGCAACTTGCAGAATGCCATCGGCAGCGAAGCGCATGCGGCCTACGCCGACGCGCCACGCAGCCGCCCGGTGTTCCGGGTGCATGAAGGCGCCTGGTTGATGGGGGAGAAGATCCGCGCCAGCAAGCCGCAACCGGACATCTACAACAAGCATGTGGTGTTCAGGGGCACGCTTGGCTCGTTGACCGAAGCTGCGAGCTGGATCGCACAGAGCGTCGGCGTGCGTGCGGCGGTAGACGCATCGGCCGTTGCTTCCGCTGCGTCCGCTGTGTCCGCTGTGTCCGGTACGGCGCCGACTCAGCCTGGCGCCGCGGCACGGCCGACCGGCCCCATCCCGATGGGTGGAACGCCGCGCGTGGACCTGGGCACTTCGCTGGCCGGCACGTCTGCGTCGGGCGCTGGCATGGCGATGACTGTGCCTCTGACCCTCAGGTACGAAGGCAACTTCAAGGGCTTCCTGGATGCCGTAGAGGCACATTTCGGGGTCTGGTCGCGTTACAACGACGGCACGGTGTCGTTCTTCAGGACGGAAACCCGGACCTTCATGCTGCCGAGCCTGGCGGATTCGTCCTCCATGAACGGCTCGATTACGACGTCCGACAGCAGTTCCGGCGGCACGGCGGGCAGCAATGGCGGCGGGTCGGGCGGAAGCGGGGCGGGAAGAAGCGGCCAGTCCATGACGATGTCGACCGAGATGAAGCCCTGGGAAACGTTGCAGGCGACCGCGAAGGCAGTTGCTGGCGCGAGCGCGGAGGTCGTGGTCGACAAAAATCTCGGCACCCTGACGGTCACCGGCGACCCCGTGCAGTGCGACCGCATTGAGCAGTTCGTCAAGAGCCTCGTGGCGATGTATGGCAAGCAGGTCGCCATCGACGTCCAGGTCTACGAGGTGCGCGTCACGCGCGAGGACAATTTTGGCCTGAATTTGTCGCTTGCCTACCAAAGCTCCAGCGGTAAGCCCGACGTCTCGTTCAGTTCCGTCAGCACGCCAACGATCTCAGGGAGCGCCACGCCCATGAATCTGGGCGCGACGATCATGAGCGGCCCTTTCGCCGGCAGCAAGGCCGTGGTGCAGGCGCTTTCGACGCTCGGCAATGTGTCGCAGGTGGTATCGCGCTCTGGCGTGACGCAAAACGGCAAGGTGCTGGCCCTACAGACCGCCACGCTGCAGGACTACGTCTCGCAATCCCAGACGACGCTGGCTGCCAATGTGGGTTCAACCAGTTCCATCCAGACCGGAACGGTGACCTATGGCTTCACCAGCAACTTCCTGCCGAAGGTCGTCGACGGCCGGATCCTGATGAATTTCGACATGACGCTGTCGGATCTGCTGCCGCTGCAGCGATTCAACTCGGGTGGCGATGCGAACAAGACCAGTGTGCAGCTGCGCACCATGCCGACTAACCGGTTCACGCAGTCGATCACCCTAAAGCCCGGCGAATCGCTGGTGCTCACCGGCCTGCGCAACCAGAAGGCGTCCTCGACCAACAACGGCGTGGGTGAACCCTGGATGGCTGCGCTCGGCGGCGGGGTTGGTGCCCTCAGGGGAGACACGGTCATCGCCATCATGATCTCGGCCCGCTTGCTGTAA
- a CDS encoding CpaF family protein: MESASTNHPLLQLTQLADSAVSMFFESLAPLHDVIHADDVAEVMINRHNSIWVERRGMMTRLEVELDPFKVEGAIRSLASSVEKSAVRGTAQGIINAGHKGLRIAAVMQPTSIDGHALSIRRHREKNMRLSDYVKAGAFSSRHARTETETPIFCGPVEDDALAQALGELVRQRKNILVAGGTSSGKTTLLNAMVGEIPAEERVITIEDTTELKPSVPNVVRLLSNADKGVTTQHLVALSLRFRPDRILVGEVRGGEAYDMLQAFNTGHDGGMGSLHAPSPRMALSRLESMALLGVPPGSGWKVEDMRRFIADCIHYVVHMKRSGDMRVLSEIIEIKGIRNNDYEFQRVF, from the coding sequence ATGGAATCAGCGTCCACCAACCACCCTCTTCTGCAGCTCACGCAGCTGGCCGACAGCGCGGTTTCGATGTTCTTCGAATCCCTGGCGCCGTTGCACGATGTCATCCACGCGGATGACGTCGCAGAAGTCATGATCAATCGCCACAACAGCATTTGGGTCGAGCGACGTGGGATGATGACCCGACTCGAGGTCGAACTCGATCCGTTCAAGGTCGAGGGGGCCATCCGCTCATTGGCGTCCTCAGTCGAGAAGTCCGCGGTGCGTGGCACGGCCCAAGGGATCATCAACGCAGGTCACAAAGGCCTGCGGATCGCCGCCGTGATGCAGCCAACGTCGATCGACGGCCACGCTCTGAGCATCCGGCGGCACCGCGAGAAGAACATGCGCCTCTCGGACTATGTGAAGGCCGGCGCGTTCTCATCCCGGCATGCGCGCACGGAAACCGAGACGCCCATCTTCTGCGGCCCTGTCGAGGACGACGCACTCGCCCAGGCGCTCGGCGAGCTAGTCCGCCAGCGCAAGAACATCCTGGTGGCAGGCGGTACGTCTTCAGGCAAGACCACACTACTCAATGCCATGGTCGGAGAGATTCCGGCGGAGGAGCGGGTCATCACCATCGAGGACACGACGGAGCTCAAGCCCAGCGTGCCGAACGTCGTGCGGCTGCTTTCCAACGCCGACAAGGGCGTGACCACACAGCATCTCGTCGCGCTCTCTCTGCGCTTCCGGCCAGACCGGATTCTTGTTGGCGAAGTCCGGGGCGGCGAGGCATACGACATGCTCCAGGCCTTCAACACCGGCCACGACGGAGGCATGGGATCGCTACATGCACCGAGTCCCCGCATGGCCTTGTCTCGTCTTGAAAGCATGGCGCTGCTCGGCGTCCCGCCCGGCTCCGGCTGGAAGGTCGAAGATATGCGTCGCTTCATTGCCGACTGCATTCACTACGTCGTGCACATGAAGCGTTCAGGCGACATGCGCGTGCTCTCCGAGATCATCGAGATCAAGGGCATTCGCAACAACGACTATGAGTTTCAACGCGTTTTCTAA
- the pilP gene encoding type IV pilus biogenesis protein PilP: MQNRAFNLRWTPAALAIAAIVGFSVIVPANAASTMSNPVAAAIASAGGGTVTSRAGTGPAVQPVAATAASTPPVETAQPSRPTDAPELAALQSQLALWKARAEIAKFKAEVKRAEDSMVAAPAGAAPGAGVPSVSLGGPMPTGGVAERAPLLAPEAPRLVSLRAFDGHYNAVVDVSGRTVPVQTGDMLDGGWKVVSIDDGGVKLANGKRTRTLRP; this comes from the coding sequence ATGCAGAATCGCGCATTCAATCTTCGTTGGACCCCGGCCGCGCTGGCCATCGCCGCTATCGTCGGCTTCTCGGTGATCGTTCCTGCCAATGCGGCGTCGACGATGTCGAACCCTGTTGCGGCGGCGATCGCATCGGCGGGGGGCGGCACAGTGACGTCGCGAGCGGGGACAGGCCCGGCGGTGCAACCGGTCGCTGCCACAGCGGCCAGCACGCCCCCGGTCGAGACGGCACAACCGTCGCGCCCCACGGACGCGCCGGAACTTGCTGCGTTGCAGTCCCAACTGGCCTTGTGGAAGGCACGCGCCGAAATCGCCAAGTTCAAGGCAGAAGTGAAGCGTGCCGAGGATTCCATGGTGGCAGCTCCTGCCGGGGCGGCGCCAGGAGCCGGCGTGCCATCGGTTTCGCTGGGCGGCCCAATGCCGACGGGCGGCGTCGCAGAGCGAGCACCGCTGCTCGCGCCGGAAGCGCCCCGGCTGGTGTCATTGCGCGCATTCGATGGTCACTACAACGCCGTAGTGGATGTCAGCGGCCGTACGGTTCCGGTGCAGACTGGCGACATGCTGGACGGTGGTTGGAAGGTCGTGAGCATTGACGACGGTGGGGTCAAGCTTGCCAATGGCAAGCGCACGCGCACCCTGAGGCCGTGA
- a CDS encoding TrbG/VirB9 family P-type conjugative transfer protein → MIRPLILSALALMATNAMAADTDPLDFDYQVVARAADRPAMVFNDGLSTYIQPRHGQAVQAEGAIQSGPYWVIEGVPDVVRYIVNGQSVVARWKRANGFTSEPANPVGETARSPAAISGRLALIGSYASQPLVRAGRSNLPLAQLVKSIAPAGWSGTAQKDIPLSEEVTLETRGGENWLQALGRVLEQRNLYGEVDFSRRNIALRAGPPKSFAVVEGGVAAATADGKLQAAAPTADTARASPATLPAAPADAVTPVAGTPVPEGPTLGSAFGAMAIRDTKQGRIEIRFEQEPKDLVLRDASDSKIWTKWDEAQRVLSFATVDRFTATADGKSVDVMRTPEIDYEFPNQNGAGLEMVFEKDGATYLSFAKSLVSVSVFGDEHQRNGELKDRYYKFNGIAARLTVIADGSVVYVDRVPQVRFKEQPGKVAL, encoded by the coding sequence ATGATCAGGCCGCTTATCCTCTCCGCACTTGCTCTGATGGCGACGAACGCCATGGCGGCCGACACCGACCCGCTGGACTTCGACTATCAGGTCGTCGCGCGCGCTGCCGATCGCCCCGCCATGGTGTTCAACGATGGGCTGTCGACCTACATCCAGCCGCGACATGGCCAGGCCGTGCAGGCGGAGGGCGCGATCCAGAGTGGCCCTTACTGGGTGATAGAGGGCGTTCCCGACGTGGTTCGCTACATCGTGAACGGCCAGAGTGTGGTCGCGCGCTGGAAGCGTGCAAACGGCTTCACGTCGGAGCCGGCTAATCCAGTGGGCGAAACGGCCCGTAGCCCCGCCGCAATCTCTGGGCGCCTCGCACTGATCGGCAGCTATGCCAGCCAGCCTTTGGTGCGCGCCGGCCGCTCCAACCTGCCGCTCGCGCAGCTGGTCAAGTCGATCGCGCCCGCAGGATGGAGCGGCACCGCGCAGAAGGACATCCCTTTGTCCGAAGAGGTGACCCTCGAAACGCGCGGCGGAGAAAACTGGCTGCAGGCGCTCGGCCGCGTGCTTGAGCAGCGCAACCTCTACGGCGAAGTGGATTTCAGCCGCCGCAACATCGCGCTGCGCGCTGGCCCACCGAAGAGCTTCGCCGTGGTCGAGGGTGGCGTCGCAGCTGCAACCGCTGACGGGAAGCTTCAGGCCGCTGCGCCGACAGCTGACACGGCGCGAGCTTCGCCGGCCACGTTGCCTGCTGCCCCTGCCGATGCGGTAACGCCGGTAGCCGGAACACCGGTGCCTGAGGGCCCGACGCTGGGCTCGGCATTCGGTGCCATGGCGATCCGCGACACCAAGCAGGGCCGCATTGAGATTCGGTTCGAGCAGGAGCCCAAGGACCTGGTCTTGCGCGACGCATCCGACAGCAAGATCTGGACGAAGTGGGATGAGGCCCAGCGCGTACTGTCCTTCGCCACGGTCGATCGATTCACGGCGACGGCGGATGGCAAGTCTGTCGACGTGATGCGCACCCCGGAGATCGACTATGAGTTCCCGAACCAGAACGGCGCAGGTCTGGAAATGGTCTTCGAAAAGGACGGCGCCACGTACCTCAGTTTTGCCAAGTCGCTGGTGAGCGTGTCGGTGTTCGGCGATGAGCACCAGCGCAACGGTGAACTCAAGGACCGGTATTACAAGTTCAACGGTATCGCCGCCCGCCTGACCGTGATCGCGGATGGGAGTGTGGTCTACGTGGATCGCGTGCCGCAGGTCCGGTTCAAAGAGCAGCCTGGAAAGGTGGCGCTGTGA